DNA sequence from the Candidatus Woesearchaeota archaeon genome:
CATCTCAATTGGGACTGAATAATTTTGTGAGAGATATTCTGAAACTGCACTTCCCATTCCTCCTTGGATTTGATGTTCTTCAATTGTTATTATTGCTTTTGTTTTTCTTGCGTATTCAAGAATTGTTTTTTCATCAAGTGGTTTTATTGTGTGTAGATTAATTACTGATGCTGAAATATTTAGAAGTTTTAATTCTTCTCTTGCTTTTAGAGCAAATTGGACTGTTAGTCCGGTTGCGATTATTGTTAAGTCTTCACCTTTATCTAAAACTTGAGATTTTCCAATTTCGAATTCAGTTTTAGTATTAGTTATATTCATACCATTTTCTCGTGATAATCTTATATATACAGGGCCTTTATATTTAGCTGAAGCAATTGTTGCTTGTTTGGTTTGATTTTCATCACATGGAACTATTACTACTAAATTTGGAAGAGTTCTTGTTATTGCTATGTCTTCTAGTGCTTGATGTGTTGCACCATCAGGGCCAGTTGTAAGTCCTGCATGACCACCTACTATTTTTACATTAGTATTTGAGTAACATACACTAACTCTTAATTGGTCCCAATTTCTCCCAGGATTAAATGCAGCGTATGATGCTACAAAAGGTATTTTATTATTGATTGTCATTCCTGCTGCTGCAGAGAGCATATTTTGTTCAGAGATTCCAAATTCATAAAAATTGTTTGGATTTTGTTTTGCAAATTCACCTAGTTTTAAAGAATCTTTTAAATCAGCACAAAGACCTACAATGTTTTTATTTTGTTTAGCAAGCTCAACCATTGCTTTTCCAAAACCATTTCTAGTTTGACCTTTTGAGTTATCGTCTAAAGTTGAAATATATGATTCTGAAATTTTTCTTTTTAGCTCTTCAAAAGTAAATTTGTCAATAATTTCTAATTGAGTTATACTTACTCCTAAATCTAGAATTTCTTTATTTGAGAATTCAGGAAGTGAATGAGAATATCTTTCTAATATTTGTTTTTTTAATTCTGTTTTATTTTTTATATTTTCAAATGAATTTTCAAAATCTTCTTTTTGTAATGTATTGCAATCTATGTAATTTCTAACTTCTAAACATTTTGCCACATAACAATTGTTTAAATCTAAAACTGGATAAGAAAAATCTTCATCTGAGATGTAGTGGCCTTGTTTTAAAATTTTCACGAGTAAATACACTTTTCCTTTTTCATGTCCAGAATATTGTAAATTAAAATGAGTTAATAATTTTTGATTTTTATGTATTAATTTATAATCATTTTTTTGAATTTTGATTATACCATCAAACTTATTTTCTTTTAAAAATTGTTTATAATCTATTTCTTTCTCTTTTGTAATTATTTTAAAGTCTTTTGCTTCTCTTATTACTTTTTTTTTTGTCGAATTAATTACTCTTATTTCATCTAATTCTTTTTTTGTTTCAATTTTTATTTCTGTGTCCAAGATTTTAGGTTTTTTGAGCATTTTCAAAAACTCACCTCGCTGATTTTTTGAACGCTGCTAAAATTTGATTCGCAAATTATTATCATCATTTTAGAATTCACCTCTTTTAATTTTTAATTCAATAGCTTCAAGTTCTTTGATTGCTTGTTTTGCTTCTTCATCATTTGGTACTTTTCCATGCCAC
Encoded proteins:
- a CDS encoding transketolase family protein, with protein sequence MSTLDDNSKGQTRNGFGKAMVELAKQNKNIVGLCADLKDSLKLGEFAKQNPNNFYEFGISEQNMLSAAAGMTINNKIPFVASYAAFNPGRNWDQLRVSVCYSNTNVKIVGGHAGLTTGPDGATHQALEDIAITRTLPNLVVIVPCDENQTKQATIASAKYKGPVYIRLSRENGMNITNTKTEFEIGKSQVLDKGEDLTIIATGLTVQFALKAREELKLLNISASVINLHTIKPLDEKTILEYARKTKAIITIEEHQIQGGMGSAVSEYLSQNYSVPIEMIGVQNTFGESGNGYELLEKYNISTKEIIQRAKKILKRK